A window of the Cucurbita pepo subsp. pepo cultivar mu-cu-16 chromosome LG01, ASM280686v2, whole genome shotgun sequence genome harbors these coding sequences:
- the LOC111787616 gene encoding protein SMAX1-LIKE 3-like — protein MRAGICTIQLQALSIEAETTVKQAVGLARRRGHSHVTPLHVATAMLASSSGVLRRACLHCHSHPLQCKALELCFNVALNRLPTSTPNPLFGPQYPNPCLSNALVAAFKRAQAHQRRGSIENQQQQQQQPILALKIELEQLVISILDDPSVSRVMREAGFSSTQVKNMVEKAVSLEDYNHEKHYFYEKKLNNLLPTKPISHTHFTKPLLSNTIPNEELTQILEELSRTQRKSTNTVIVGENLSSIEGIIRGIMERFEKGEVPNELKFFEFLSLPLFSLRNLSKEEIEQKLLELKCIVKSCLGKRVIFYLGDLKWVSEFWSNYEEKTSFYSPVEKIIMEIQRLLLHGNNGESYGKFRVLGIATFQIYMRCKAGNPSLESLWSLQPLTVPVGSLSLSLKFESKECNFQTNSVKGFTLCREQYKDEAKKTAVIATQQDDQYEEWNNHKGINFLEKSFNFSPDLICHSFISPKPSPKEYQFWGSDEANRNVVVSNPELLSNPNSSPNSASSSEVLIEEEEEEEEERRSKLLTNSLMKTIPNCSKDKANELSSIILHCRSLRRSKKQESCSLLFMGNEEQRQAKERTARELAKIMFGSQTKFISIGLSSYKQEIDEHYEQKNIKKRGRNELGCNYLQRFGEEINENPHRVFFMEDIEEIDYCSSKGLKEAIERGRVKLSNEEICSLKDAIIIINAQRQSVKQEHEEHEEHEERRRFVSLDLNIAIQEGNGDRIRSIMECVDGKILFS, from the exons ATGAGAGCTGGAATTTGCACCATACAACTTCAAGCCCTTAGCATCGAGGCCGAGACGACGGTGAAGCAAGCGGTCGGGCTAGCACGTCGACGAGGCCACTCTCACGTCACTCCGCTCCATGTAGCTACCGCAATGCTCGCATCGTCCTCCGGTGTCCTTCGTAGAGCTTGTCTTCATTGCCATTCTCACCCTCTCCAATGCAAAGCTCTCGAGCTTTGTTTCAACGTCGCTCTTAACCGTCTTCCTACGTCGACACCAAACCCACTTTTTGGCCCTCAATATCCCAATCCTTGCCTTTCCAATGCCTTGGTTGCCGCCTTCAAACGAGCTCAGGCACACCAACGTCGTGGCTCGATCGAaaaccaacaacaacaacaacaacaaccgaTTCTAGCTTTGAAGATTGAGTTGGAGCAGCTTGTTATCTCGATCTTGGATGACCCAAGTGTTAGTAGAGTGATGAGAGAAGCGGGTTTCTCGAGTACTCAAGTCAAAAACATGGTCGAAAAAGCGGTTTCCTTAGAG GATTACAACCATGAAAAACACTACTTTTACgagaaaaaattgaacaatTTGCTACCCACCAAACCCATTTCTCATACCCATTTCACAAAACCATTGCTTTCAAACACTATCCCAAATGAAGAACTCACACAAATCTTGGAAGAACTCtcaagaacacaaagaaaaagcaCCAACACAGTGATAGTAGGTGAAAATTTGAGCTCAATTGAAGGCATAATTAGAGGAATAATGGAGAGATTTGAGAAAGGAGAAGTCCCAAATGAATTGAAATTCTTTGAGTTCTTAAGCCTTCCACTATTCTCCTTAAGAAACCTTTCAAAGGAAGAGATAGAACAAAAGCTTTTGGAGTTAAAATGCATAGTAAAAAGCTGTTTAGGTAAAAgggtaattttttatttgggaGATCTCAAATGGGTTTCAGAGTTTTGGtcaaattatgaagaaaaaacaagtttttacAGCCCGGTGGAGAAGATAATCATGGAGATTCAAAGATTATTACTGCATGGTAATAATGGTGAAAGCTATGgtaaatttagggttttgggtATTGCAACTTTTCAGATTTACATGAGATGTAAAGCTGGGAATCCTTCTTTGGAGTCTCTTTGGTCACTTCAGCCTCTTACAGTTCCTGTTGGAAGTTTGAGTCTCAGCCTCAAATttgaaag CAAAGAATGTAACTTTCAGACCAATTCTGTCAAGGGTTTCACTTTATGTCGTGAACAGTACAAAGATGAGGCAAAAAAGACTGCTGTAATTGCCACTCAACAG gATGATCAATATGAGGAGTGGAATAATCATAAAGGAATCAACTTTCTTGAGAAATCCTTCAATTTTTCTCCTGATTTGATCTGCCACTCGTTTATTAGCCCGAAACCGTCTCCGAAAGAGTATCAATTCTGGGGTTCGGACGAGGCGAACCGAAACGTTGTCGTTTCGAATCCCGAGCTTCtctcgaaccctaattcaagTCCGAATTCTGCTTCTTCGAGCGAAGTTCTaatagaagaggaagaggaagaagaagaagaacgacGCTCGAAACTTCTTACGAATTCGCTTATGAAAACGATTCCAAATTGCTCGAAAGACAAAGCTAATGAACTTTCATCCATAATTCTCCATTGTAGATCATTGAGAAGGTCAAAGAAGCAAGAAAGTTGTAGCCTTTTGTTCATgggaaatgaagaacaaaggCAAGCCAAGGAAAGAACAGCAAGAGAATTGGCTAAGATCATGTTTGGGTCACAAACAAAGTTCATTTCCATTGGTTTGAGCAGCTACAAACAAGAAATTGATGAAcattatgaacaaaaaaacatcaaaaagagaggaagaaatgaaTTGGGTTGCAATTATTTGCAAAGATTTGGAGAGGAAATCAATGAAAATCCTCATAGAGTGTTCTTCATGGAAGATATTGAAGAAATTGATTATTGTTCTTCAAAGGGTTTGAAGGAAGCCATTGAAAGGGGAAGAGTGAAGCTTTCAAATGAGGAAATTTGTTCATTAAAAGAtgccatcatcatcatcaatgcTCAAAGACAAAGCGTTAaacaagaacacgaagaacacgaagaacacgaagaacggAGGAGATTTGTTTCATTGGATTTGAACATAGCAATTCAAGAAGGGAATGGAGATAGAATTAGATCAATCATGGAATGTGTGGATgggaaaattttattttcataa
- the LOC111787626 gene encoding transcription repressor OFP13-like, with protein sequence MKLLPSFFKNRESSDRPWQWPICGSSKTPSFRAGDEEIFKTVNSVFFDNLLSDRIETPDSWFAKSSLFESARFSTDFDDDFEVVVRGAKSERLIFEPGETNCIIKKSAEEGKCDSIRFEGSVVVAMESEDPYLDFRRSMEEMVESLGIRDWECLEALLNWYLRVNQIKNHRYIFGAFVDLLVDHGGDGGFTDSTSIFSDELIIQNSPPSIT encoded by the coding sequence ATGAAGCtgcttccttctttcttcaagAACAGAGAATCGTCGGACAGGCCATGGCAATGGCCGATATGCGGAAGCTCCAAAACTCCTTCATTCAGAGCAGGCGATGAAGAAATCTTCAAGACAGTCAACTCAGTCTTCTTCGACAATCTTCTCTCCGATCGAATCGAAACGCCTGATTCTTGGTTCGCGAAATCATCGCTGTTCGAATCCGCTAGGTTTTCGACTGATTTCGACGACGATTTCGAGGTCGTGGTCCGAGGCGCGAAATCAGAGAGGCTAATCTTCGAACCTGGCGAAACGAATTGCATTATAAAGAAATCAGCAGAAGAAGGAAAGTGCGATTCGATTCGATTCGAAGGAAGCGTGGTTGTAGCAATGGAATCAGAAGATCCGTACCTGGATTTTCGAAGATCGATGGAGGAAATGGTGGAGAGTCTTGGAATTAGGGATTGGGAGTGCTTAGAAGCGTTGTTGAATTGGTACTTGAGAGTGAATCAGATCAAGAATCATCGTTACATTTTTGGTGCTTTCGTTGATTTGTTGGTTGATCATGGCGGCGACGGTGGTTTTACGGATTCCACTTCCATTTTTTCCGATGAACTGATCATCCAGAATTCTCCACCATCCATTACGTAA
- the LOC111787635 gene encoding uncharacterized protein LOC111787635 isoform X1: protein MKQSEVPSKKETKRKLAADIGTAPNENDAYLDLKLSPPGVYLRGKSSNESKSSSPRSQDSCVSAEVESNVSLENNLRDESSSLIVMGCTCCLLYVMVTEADPRCPKCKNYGLLDIFRRNQVKRSRKN from the exons ATGAAGCAATCAGAAGTTCCTAGCAAG aagGAAACTAAAAGGAAACTTGCGGCGGATATAGGAACGGCTCCTAATGAAAATGATGCATATTTGGATCTCAAACTATCACCTCCAGGGGTCTACTTAAGGGGTAAATCATCTAATGAATCGAAATCGTCGTCCCCAAGATCTCAAGACTCATGCGTATCTGCTGAGGTTGAGTCAAATGTAAGCTTGGAGAATAATCTTCGAGATGAAAGCTCGTCTTTGATTGTGATGGGATGTACTTGTTGCCTCCTTTATGTGATGGTGACAGAGGCAGATCCCAGATGCCCTAAATGCAAAAACTATGGCTTGCTCGACATTTTTCGTCGAAATCAGGTGAAGAGATCAAGAAAGAACTAG
- the LOC111787635 gene encoding uncharacterized protein LOC111787635 isoform X2, with amino-acid sequence MKQSEVPSKETKRKLAADIGTAPNENDAYLDLKLSPPGVYLRGKSSNESKSSSPRSQDSCVSAEVESNVSLENNLRDESSSLIVMGCTCCLLYVMVTEADPRCPKCKNYGLLDIFRRNQVKRSRKN; translated from the exons ATGAAGCAATCAGAAGTTCCTAGCAAG GAAACTAAAAGGAAACTTGCGGCGGATATAGGAACGGCTCCTAATGAAAATGATGCATATTTGGATCTCAAACTATCACCTCCAGGGGTCTACTTAAGGGGTAAATCATCTAATGAATCGAAATCGTCGTCCCCAAGATCTCAAGACTCATGCGTATCTGCTGAGGTTGAGTCAAATGTAAGCTTGGAGAATAATCTTCGAGATGAAAGCTCGTCTTTGATTGTGATGGGATGTACTTGTTGCCTCCTTTATGTGATGGTGACAGAGGCAGATCCCAGATGCCCTAAATGCAAAAACTATGGCTTGCTCGACATTTTTCGTCGAAATCAGGTGAAGAGATCAAGAAAGAACTAG
- the LOC111787675 gene encoding 40S ribosomal protein S17-4, with protein MGRVRTKTVKKSSRQVIERYYSKMTLDFHTNKKILEEVAIIPSKRLRNKIAGFSTHLMKRIQKGPVRGISLKLQEEERERRMDFVPDESAIKIDEIKVDKETLDMLAAFGMSDIPGLVEVEPQAMAPLQAFGRGAGGPRRY; from the coding sequence ATGGGTCGTGTTCGTACCAAGACTGTGAAGAAATCTTCACGCCAGGTGATTGAGAGATACTACTCTAAAATGACACTGGATTTCCACACTAACAAGAAGATCTTGGAAGAGGTTGCGATCATCCCATCGAAGAGGCTCCGAAACAAGATTGCTGGTTTCTCAACCCACTTGATGAAGAGAATTCAGAAGGGTCCAGTCAGGGGCATCTCATTGAAGCTGCAAGAAGAAGAGCGTGAACGTCGTATGGATTTTGTTCCAGACGAATCAGCTATTAAGATTGATGAAATTAAGGTTGACAAGGAGACACTTGATATGCTTGCTGCTTTTGGCATGTCAGACATTCCTGGACTCGTTGAGGTCGAGCCACAGGCTATGGCTCCACTCCAAGCTTTCGGTAGGGGTGCAGGTGGCCCGAGGAGATACTAA
- the LOC111787682 gene encoding cationic amino acid transporter 7, chloroplastic-like: MDAHSSSFSSFSAYLRALSLTPSRLSRRAFSVSTSFDEMTSTRSTSGVHMHRTLRWFDLVGFGLGGMVGAGVFVTTGPAAHQAGPAIVLSYAIAGLCALLSAFCYTEFAVDMPVAGGAFSYLRITFGEFAGFLTGANLIMDYVMSNAAVARSFTQYLGAAIGISTAKWRLVVPGLPKGFDQIDLIAVAVVLIITIIICYSTKQSSVVNMTLTAIHILFIAFLIVFGFWKGDWKNFTEPGDPKNESGFFPHGATGVFKGASLVYLSYIGYDAVSTMAEEVRNPAKDIPVGVSGSVVLVTILYCLMAASMAKLLPYDMIKAEAPLAEAFARWKWVSNVIGGGASFGILTSLLVAMMGQARYMCVIGRSRVVPAWFAEVHPKTSTPLNASAFLGIFTAVIALFVDLDVLLNFVCIGTLFVFYMVANAIIYRRYVVIGSTKPQPTLSFLCSFSLTAIIFTLIWHFVTPGRAKTALLTVTAIVAIVVSLIFNCVVPQSRKPEFWGVPLMPWIPCASIFLNLFLLGSLDGSSYIRFVFFSILVVLVYVLYGVHSSSDAEGDDSLFLKNREILELQNNFKV, encoded by the exons ATGGACGCccattcatcttctttttcaagCTTTTCCGCATACCTTcgagctctctctctcactcctTCTCGTCTTTCTCGACGGGCCTTCTCCGTCTCCACCTCCTTCGACGAAATGACTTCTACACGATCCACTTCCGGCGTTCATATGCATAGGACTCTCCGCTGGTTCGACCTCGTCGGCTTTGGCCTTGGCGGTATGGTCGGCGCTGGCGTCTTCGTCACAACCGGTCCGGCTGCTCACCAGGCCGGTCCTGCCATTGTTCTGTCTTACGCCATTGCTGGCCTCTGTGCGCTCTTATCGGCTTTCTGCTACACCGAGTTTGCCGTCGATATGCCTGTAGCCGGTGGCGCCTTTAGTTATCTACGTATCACATTCG GTGAATTCGCTGGATTTTTGACCGGTGCGAATCTGATAATGGACTATGTGATGTCCAACGCCGCTGTCGCCAGGAGTTTCACTCAATACCTAGGCGCCGCAATCGGTATTTCCACCGCTAAATGGAGACTCGTCGTTCCTGGACTCCCCAAGGGATTCGATCAAATCGATTTGATTGCCGTCGCCGTTGTTTTGATCATCACAATCATCATCTGCTACAG TACGAAACAGAGCTCGGTGGTGAACATGACGCTGACAGCGATACACATTCTATTCATAGCTTTTCTGATCGTATTCGGATTCTGGAAAGGCGATTGGAAGAACTTCACCGAACCAGGCGATCCGAAGAACGAATCCGGATTCTTCCCTCACGGAGCCACAGGCGTTTTCAAAGGCGCGTCTCTGGTTTACCTAAGCTACATCGGCTACGATGCTGTATCGACGATGGCGGAGGAGGTTCGTAATCCGGCAAAGGACATCCCGGTCGGCGTCTCTGGCTCCGTCGTGCTCGTCACCATCTTGTACTGCCTAATGGCGGCTTCAATGGCGAAGCTCCTTCCCTACGATATG ATCAAGGCGGAGGCGCCGCTCGCGGAGGCGTTTGCGAGGTGGAAGTGGGTGTCGAACGTGATCGGGGGCGGAGCAAGCTTCGGGATATTGACGTCGCTGCTGGTGGCGATGATGGGGCAGGCTCGATACATGTGCGTCATTGGACGGTCCAGAGTGGTCCCTGCTTGGTTCGCCGAGGTCCATCCCAAAACCTCCACCCCTCTCAACGCCTCCGCCTTTCTTG GGATTTTTACGGCTGTGATCGCTCTTTTCGTTGATCTTGATGTCCTACTCAACTTCGTATGCATTGGTACACTCTTTGTGTTCTACATGGTCGCCAATGCTATTATTTACCGACGTTATGTGGTGATAGGGAGCACCAAGCCACAACCAACGCTATCATTCCTCTGCTCATTTTCACTCACTGCTATCATATTCACTCTCATATGGCACTTCGTAACTCCAGGGCGTGCCAAAACTGCCTTACTCACTGTCACTGCCATCGTCGCCATCGTTGTCTCGCTAATTTTCAATTGCGTGGTACCTCAATCACGGAAACCTGAATTCTGGGGCGTCCCCTTGATGCCATGGATACCTTGTGCATCAATCTTCCTAAACTTGTTCTTGCTCGGGTCCCTCGATGGCTCGTCCTATATAAGATTCGTGTTCTTTTCGATCCTCGTCGTGCTTGTTTATGTGTTGTATGGCGTCCATTCAAGCTCAGATGCTGAAGGAGACGACTCCCTATTCCTAAAAAATAGGGAGATTCTAGAATTACAAAACAACTTCAAAGTATAG